The following are encoded together in the Coffea arabica cultivar ET-39 chromosome 1c, Coffea Arabica ET-39 HiFi, whole genome shotgun sequence genome:
- the LOC113739244 gene encoding triacylglycerol lipase OBL1-like, translated as MDISYFELPKVGRVHSGFMEALGLQRGSGWPENIPQSDRQYAYYTIREILKDALKNNPKAKFIVIGHSLGGALAILFPSILAYHEEKELLERLDGVYTFGQPRVGDSRFGAFVEDNLESRTRKYFRIVYCNDLVPRVPWDNSWSDFQHFGKCIYFNSLYRGNIVDEVPNKNYFSVFMFMPKKINCVWELMRGFGMGMFMGSEYKELKLMRAV; from the exons ATGGATATCTCCTATTTTGAACTTCCCAAAGTGGGAAGGGTGCATTCTGGATTCATGGAAGCTCTTGGTCTACAGAGGGGCAGTGGTTGGCCCGAGAACATACCCCAATCTGATAGGCAATACGCTTACTATACCATCAGGGAAATTCTGAAAGATGCTTTGAAAAACAATCCCAAGGCTAAATTTATAGTGATAGGTCACAGCTTGGGTGGTGCACTAGCAATTCTGTTTCCATCTATTTTGGCGTATCACGAAGAAAAGGAGTTGTTGGAGCGGTTAGACGGGGTCTACACTTTTGGTCAACCAAGAGTTGGAGATTCCAGATTTGGAGCATTCGTGGAAGACAACCTGGAGAGCAGGACGCGCAAGTACTTTAGGATCGTTTATTGCAACGATCTTGTGCCTAGAGTCCCTTGGGACAATTCATGGAGCGATTTTCAGCACTTTGGGAAGTGTATCTACTTCAACAGCCTTTACAGGGGCAAT ATTGTTGATGAAGTACCAAACAAGAACTACTTTTCAGTCTTCATGTTCATgcccaaaaaaattaattgtgTTTGGGAGCTTATGAGAGGATTTGGGATGGGAATGTTTATGGGATCTGAATACAAGGAATTGAAGCTTATGCGAGCGGTTTGA
- the LOC140013778 gene encoding uncharacterized protein isoform X3 produces the protein MKMKVNLVMLYKYGGTRGGKSYRGKRSFLLRDEDPKNEYNLKNEEGTGGGSDDEEPKKTRGPTYMRHIWGRHGTNKRIKMKFNRLENICNKQGAPREEKDES, from the exons ATGAAGATGAAGGTGAACTTGGTTATG ttaTACAAATATGGCGGAACAAGAGGAGGAAAAAGCTATCGAGGAAAAAGGAGTTTTCTATTGCGTGAtgaagatcctaaaaatgaatacaatttgaaaaatgaggaAGGCACTG GTGGTGGTTCTGATGACGAGGAGCCTAAGAAGACTCGAGGACCAACATATATGAGACATATTTGGGGTAGACATGGTACTAACAAGCGAATTAAAATGAAATTCAATAGACTTG AAAATATCTGCAACAAACAAGGAGCACCGAGGGAAGAAAAAGATGAATCCTAG
- the LOC140013778 gene encoding uncharacterized protein isoform X2 produces MKMKLYKYGGTRGGKSYRGKRSFLLRDEDPKNEYNLKNEEGTGGGSDDEEPKKTRGPTYMRHIWGRHGTNKRIKMKFNRLGEPIGTNRSKFNKFLGALARIEKYAPFDVDSWHKVPKSLKNDMINVVKVSISRIYYIS; encoded by the exons ATGAAGATGAAG ttaTACAAATATGGCGGAACAAGAGGAGGAAAAAGCTATCGAGGAAAAAGGAGTTTTCTATTGCGTGAtgaagatcctaaaaatgaatacaatttgaaaaatgaggaAGGCACTG GTGGTGGTTCTGATGACGAGGAGCCTAAGAAGACTCGAGGACCAACATATATGAGACATATTTGGGGTAGACATGGTACTAACAAGCGAATTAAAATGAAATTCAATAGACTTGGTGAGCCAATAGGTACAAATAGAagcaaattcaataaatttttggGAGCATTGGCAAGAATTGAAAAATATGCACCTTTTGACGTTGATAGTTGGCATAAGGTTCCCAAGTCTTTAAAGAATGACATGATAAATGTAGTAAAAGTATCTATTTCTCGAATCTACTATATTAGTTGA
- the LOC140013778 gene encoding uncharacterized protein isoform X1 — MKMKVNLVMLYKYGGTRGGKSYRGKRSFLLRDEDPKNEYNLKNEEGTGGGSDDEEPKKTRGPTYMRHIWGRHGTNKRIKMKFNRLGEPIGTNRSKFNKFLGALARIEKYAPFDVDSWHKVPKSLKNDMINVVKVSISRIYYIS, encoded by the exons ATGAAGATGAAGGTGAACTTGGTTATG ttaTACAAATATGGCGGAACAAGAGGAGGAAAAAGCTATCGAGGAAAAAGGAGTTTTCTATTGCGTGAtgaagatcctaaaaatgaatacaatttgaaaaatgaggaAGGCACTG GTGGTGGTTCTGATGACGAGGAGCCTAAGAAGACTCGAGGACCAACATATATGAGACATATTTGGGGTAGACATGGTACTAACAAGCGAATTAAAATGAAATTCAATAGACTTGGTGAGCCAATAGGTACAAATAGAagcaaattcaataaatttttggGAGCATTGGCAAGAATTGAAAAATATGCACCTTTTGACGTTGATAGTTGGCATAAGGTTCCCAAGTCTTTAAAGAATGACATGATAAATGTAGTAAAAGTATCTATTTCTCGAATCTACTATATTAGTTGA